The proteins below are encoded in one region of Homo sapiens chromosome 2, GRCh38.p14 Primary Assembly:
- the CNNM4 gene encoding metal transporter CNNM4 isoform X5, producing the protein MAPVGGGGRPVGGPARGRLLLAAPVLLVLLWALGARGQGSPQQGTIVGMRLASCNKSCGTNPDGIIFVSEGSTVNLRLYGYSLGNISSNLISFTEVDDAETLHKSTSCLELTKDLVVQQLVNVSRGNTSGVLVVLTKFLRRSESMKLYALCTRAQPDGPWLKWTDKDSLLFMVEEPGRFLPLWLHILLITVLLVLSGIFSGLNLGLMALDPMELRIVQNCGTEKERRYARKIEPIRRKGNYLLCSLLLGNVLVNTSLTILLDNLIGSGLMAVASSTIGIVIFGEILPQALCSRHGLAVGANTILLTKFFMLLTFPLSFPISKLLDFFLGQEIRTVYNREKLMEMLKVTEPYNDLVKEELNMIQGALELRTKTVEDIMTQLQDCFMIRSDAILDFNTMSEIMESGYTRIPVFEDEQSNIVDILYVKDLAFVDPDDCTPLKTITRFYNHPVHFVFHDTKLDAMLEEFKKAASDLVIHIEDCVPLRPHGED; encoded by the coding sequence ATGGCGCCGGTGGGCGGGGGCGGGCGCCCGGTCGGCGGACCGGCCCGCGGGCGCCTCCTCCTGGCGGCGCCGGTGCTGCTGGTGCTGCTGTGGGCGCTGGGGGCCCGGGGCCAGGGCAGCCCCCAGCAGGGCACGATCGTGGGCATGAGGCTGGCGAGCTGCAACAAGTCGTGTGGGACGAACCCGGATGGCATCATCTTCGTGTCCGAGGGCAGCACCGTGAACCTGAGGCTGTACggctacagcctgggcaacatctccAGCAACCTGATCTCCTTCACCGAGGTGGACGATGCCGAGACCCTCCACAAGTCCACCAGCTGCCTCGAGCTCACCAAGGACCTGGTCGTCCAGCAGCTGGTCAACGTGAGCCGCGGGAACACGTCCGGCGTGCTGGTGGTGCTCACCAAGTTCCTCCGGAGGAGCGAGAGCATGAAGCTGTATGCACTGTGCACCCGGGCCCAGCCCGACGGGCCCTGGCTGAAGTGGACGGACAAGGACTCACTGCTCTTCATGGTGGAGGAGCCTGGGAGGTTCCTGCCTCTCTGGCTGCACATTCTCCTAATTACGGTGCTGCTGGTGCTGTCGGGCATATTTTCTGGCCTCAACCTCGGGCTTATGGCCCTGGACCCCATGGAGCTGCGCATCGTGCAGAACTGTGGCACCGAGAAGGAGAGGCGCTATGCCCGCAAGATTGAGCCCATCCGGCGCAAGGGCAACTACCTTCTCTGCTCGTTGCTCCTAGGGAACGTGCTGGTCAACACCTCCCTCACAATCCTTCTAGACAACCTCATCGGGTCCGGCCTCATGGCGGTGGCCTCCTCCACCATTGGCATTGTCATCTTTGGGGAGATCCTACCTCAGGCCCTGTGCTCCCGACATGGGCTGGCTGTGGGTGCCAACACCATCCTTCTCACCAAATTCTTTATGCTACTCACCTTCCCCCTCAGTTTTCCCATTAGCAAGCTCCTGGACTTTTTTCTGGGCCAGGAGATTCGCACTGTTTACAACCGGGAGAAGCTGATGGAGATGTTGAAGGTGACGGAGCCCTATAATGACCTCGTGAAAGAGGAGCTCAATATGATCCAGGGTGCCCTGGAACTACGGACCAAAACTGTAGAGGATATCATGACCCAGCTCCAGGACTGCTTCATGATCCGCAGCGATGCCATCCTGGACTTCAACACCATGTCGGAGATAATGGAAAGCGGCTATACTCGCATCCCGGTGTTCGAAGACGAGCAGTCCAATATTGTAGATATTCTCTACGTCAAAGACTTGGCCTTTGTGGACCCCGATGACTGCACCCCCCTCAAGACTATCACTCGCTTCTATAACCACCCGGTGCACTTTGTCTTCCATGACACCAAGTTGGATGCCATGCTGGAGGAGTTCAAGAAGG